From the genome of Marixanthomonas ophiurae, one region includes:
- a CDS encoding ArnT family glycosyltransferase — translation MKVKKIHITILILVCIAIFFVNLDAIFVNIMEARNFTTAREMLHDGNWLLTTLNGEPRYQKPPLPTWLTALSAATFGLKSLTALRLPAALITVVLIIFSYKLALKFTRSRTYAFVSSLIMATSFYIVFAGRNGQWDIFTHGFMMVCIYQLYLFFTSEEKKYQHALIAALFFGFSFMSKGPVSLYALLLPFLISFGIVYKYHNFKSRILPLLVFLVVALLVSGWWHWYTFTFDTQDVAAITKKETSNWTSYNVRPFYYYWSFFTQSGVWTIPAFVGLLFPYLKNRVFNKKAYLFTFLWTMVSVVLLSIIPEKKSRYLLPVLIPLALNTGFYIEYLFRRFSELKDKRETIPVYFNFGLIATIGLIFPIGGYLFLGSEALSGNWGWYIVLSIVLIAIGVFIIKKLIQKKIKPVFYLTIAFIASIICFGMPLAKTLTINPEYKSLAKLNDWQQKTNLNVYELTYFTPEMIWEYGQPIEVLKKDERFKTPNEATFGVLVAEPDKEYFRKQFEGYSIEKVTRYDMNPNAPGSRTHRDRLYRDLYLVKK, via the coding sequence TTGAAGGTTAAAAAAATACATATCACGATACTAATACTAGTTTGCATTGCAATATTCTTTGTAAATCTCGATGCTATCTTCGTGAACATTATGGAAGCTCGAAATTTCACAACCGCTCGTGAAATGTTACACGATGGCAATTGGCTACTTACCACATTAAATGGCGAACCACGATACCAAAAACCACCCTTGCCCACCTGGCTTACAGCGTTATCAGCAGCTACTTTTGGATTAAAAAGCTTGACCGCTCTTCGACTTCCTGCTGCTTTAATTACAGTTGTTTTAATTATATTTTCTTATAAACTAGCTTTAAAATTTACCCGTAGCAGGACATACGCTTTTGTATCATCCTTGATTATGGCGACATCTTTTTACATTGTCTTTGCCGGGCGAAATGGCCAATGGGATATTTTTACCCACGGGTTTATGATGGTCTGCATTTACCAATTATACCTCTTTTTTACTTCGGAAGAAAAAAAATACCAACACGCGTTAATCGCTGCCCTCTTTTTTGGGTTTTCGTTTATGAGTAAAGGACCTGTTTCTTTGTATGCACTGTTATTACCCTTCTTAATTTCCTTCGGAATTGTTTACAAATACCATAACTTTAAATCTAGAATACTGCCGTTGCTTGTCTTTTTAGTAGTCGCACTACTTGTTTCAGGTTGGTGGCATTGGTACACCTTCACTTTTGATACGCAAGATGTTGCTGCCATTACCAAAAAAGAAACCTCAAATTGGACCAGCTATAATGTGCGTCCTTTTTATTACTATTGGAGTTTTTTTACACAAAGCGGCGTTTGGACGATTCCTGCTTTTGTTGGCTTGCTCTTTCCATATTTAAAAAATCGAGTATTCAATAAAAAGGCGTATTTATTTACGTTTTTGTGGACGATGGTTTCGGTTGTATTGCTTTCAATTATTCCTGAAAAGAAATCACGCTATTTACTTCCAGTGCTGATTCCATTGGCTTTGAATACGGGTTTTTATATTGAATATCTCTTTCGAAGGTTTTCTGAATTAAAAGATAAACGAGAAACCATTCCTGTGTATTTTAACTTCGGATTGATCGCTACTATCGGTCTTATTTTCCCAATAGGTGGTTATTTATTTTTAGGTTCGGAAGCACTTTCTGGAAATTGGGGTTGGTACATTGTACTTTCCATTGTTTTAATTGCAATTGGAGTTTTTATAATTAAAAAATTAATTCAGAAAAAAATAAAACCGGTTTTCTATTTAACCATTGCTTTTATTGCTTCCATTATCTGTTTTGGAATGCCGCTCGCCAAAACATTGACGATTAATCCAGAATATAAAAGTTTGGCTAAATTGAATGATTGGCAGCAGAAAACCAATTTAAACGTCTACGAACTCACGTACTTTACTCCTGAAATGATTTGGGAATACGGACAACCTATTGAAGTACTCAAAAAAGACGAGCGCTTTAAAACACCTAATGAAGCTACTTTTGGCGTGCTCGTTGCAGAACCGGATAAAGAATATTTCAGAAAACAATTTGAGGGTTATTCCATAGAAAAAGTAACACGTTACGATATGAATCCTAATGCCCCTGGCAGTCGTACGCACCGTGATCGTTTGTATAGGGATTTGTATTTGGTGAAAAAGTAA
- a CDS encoding lipid-A-disaccharide synthase N-terminal domain-containing protein, whose amino-acid sequence MSNWLIYGIGFLAQALFSGRLLVQWILSEKSKRVITPSLFWKLSLLASFLLFVYGYLRDDFAIMLGQSLTYFIYIRNLHLQGEWQKSPKWFQLFLLAFPIFIVVYAYNNGEYDINQLFNNEDIPLWLLLLGIFSQLIFTLRFVYQWLYSEKTKTSQLPVGFWRMSVVGASLILTYAIFREDPVLFIGHIAGLVIYIRNIFIWKKQRRFEG is encoded by the coding sequence ATGAGCAATTGGCTTATTTATGGCATTGGCTTTTTAGCACAAGCTCTTTTTTCGGGTCGGTTGTTGGTGCAATGGATTCTTTCAGAAAAAAGTAAACGCGTTATTACCCCTTCCCTATTCTGGAAATTGAGTTTACTGGCCTCCTTTTTACTATTTGTTTATGGCTATTTACGTGACGATTTTGCCATTATGTTAGGACAATCGCTCACGTATTTTATTTACATACGAAACCTTCATTTACAAGGTGAATGGCAGAAATCACCTAAATGGTTTCAATTATTTTTGCTCGCCTTCCCAATTTTTATCGTTGTTTATGCTTATAACAACGGCGAATATGATATTAATCAATTATTTAACAACGAAGATATCCCTCTCTGGTTATTATTATTGGGAATATTTTCGCAATTGATTTTCACATTGCGTTTTGTTTATCAATGGCTGTATTCTGAAAAAACCAAAACCTCTCAACTACCCGTCGGGTTTTGGCGAATGAGTGTTGTCGGGGCTTCATTGATATTAACTTATGCAATTTTTAGAGAAGATCCCGTATTGTTTATTGGTCATATTGCTGGATTGGTAATTTACATTCGAAATATATTTATCTGGAAAAAACAACGTCGATTTGAAGGTTAA
- a CDS encoding glycosyltransferase family 2 protein: protein MYQFTIIVPVYNEEDNLERVEKELLAYIKIATKKTAVLLVNDGSSDNSQELIETICSKNEAFNYISFKENRGLSAAIKAGFDYVETPLLGYIDSDLQTAPEDFNLLLQHIGEYDLVTGVRADRKDTFVKNMSSKIANGIRRTFTHDGMDDTGCPLKVIKTDYAKRIPMFEGLHRFLPAMILLQNGKIIQIPVQHFPRMAGTAKFGVWNRLIGPLMDCFAYLWMKKKYINYQVKSKG from the coding sequence ATGTACCAATTTACCATAATTGTCCCTGTTTACAATGAAGAAGACAATCTGGAACGGGTAGAAAAAGAACTACTTGCTTACATTAAAATAGCTACTAAAAAAACGGCTGTTTTATTGGTTAACGATGGATCTTCGGACAACAGTCAAGAATTAATAGAGACCATTTGCAGCAAAAATGAAGCGTTCAACTACATTTCATTTAAAGAGAATCGTGGCTTAAGCGCTGCCATTAAAGCTGGATTTGACTATGTAGAAACACCACTTTTGGGATATATTGACTCTGATTTACAGACTGCACCGGAAGATTTTAACCTACTATTACAACATATTGGTGAATATGATTTAGTTACCGGCGTTCGAGCCGATAGAAAGGATACGTTTGTAAAAAATATGTCTTCAAAAATTGCCAATGGCATTCGGCGTACTTTTACTCACGATGGAATGGATGATACAGGCTGCCCCCTTAAAGTAATTAAAACCGATTATGCAAAACGCATCCCTATGTTCGAAGGGTTACATCGTTTTTTACCGGCTATGATTTTATTACAAAATGGAAAAATTATACAAATACCAGTACAGCATTTTCCTAGAATGGCAGGAACGGCCAAGTTTGGTGTTTGGAACCGACTTATAGGCCCTTTAATGGATTGTTTTGCCTATTTATGGATGAAAAAAAAGTACATTAATTACCAAGTAAAAAGCAAAGGATGA
- a CDS encoding NAD-dependent epimerase/dehydratase family protein yields the protein MKILVTGAAGFIGSHTSERLANMGHHVIGIDNFSPYYNIELKELNAKTLSEKGVEILRFDLRTDNLVEVLPEDLDYIFHFSAHPGISNTSTFEDYFSNNILATKNLIDFVLQCKKPPFIINIGTSSIYGLEATFPEHVAPKPASWYGVTKLAAEQLVLAKSREGKLQSTSMRLYSVYGPRERPDKLYTRLIDCGLNNKPFPLYNGSEIHLRSFTYVQDIVDGIVSIIGKENIANGEIFNLGTEEESTTAIGIETVETLLDTKIEISAKPPRAGDQSRTKANIDKARKLLDYNPTTTLEEGLKAQITWFRESFIKK from the coding sequence ATGAAGATACTCGTTACAGGCGCAGCAGGGTTTATAGGGTCACATACTTCGGAACGATTAGCTAACATGGGACACCACGTAATTGGGATTGATAACTTCTCTCCTTATTATAACATTGAGTTGAAAGAGCTTAATGCTAAAACTCTTTCGGAAAAAGGTGTCGAGATACTACGATTCGACCTTCGTACCGATAATTTGGTTGAAGTCCTTCCTGAGGATTTAGACTATATTTTTCATTTTTCCGCACATCCGGGTATTTCGAATACTTCGACTTTTGAAGATTATTTCTCAAACAACATCCTTGCGACTAAAAACCTGATCGATTTTGTTCTTCAGTGTAAAAAGCCACCTTTTATTATAAATATTGGTACGTCTTCTATTTATGGACTAGAGGCTACTTTTCCAGAACATGTTGCCCCTAAACCTGCTTCGTGGTACGGAGTAACCAAACTAGCTGCAGAGCAATTGGTCTTGGCAAAATCACGCGAGGGGAAATTACAGTCTACTTCCATGCGCTTGTATTCGGTGTATGGACCACGCGAACGTCCAGATAAATTGTATACGCGATTAATTGACTGTGGACTCAACAATAAGCCGTTTCCGTTGTATAACGGCAGTGAAATACACCTACGGAGTTTTACGTATGTACAAGACATTGTAGATGGTATTGTGAGTATTATTGGTAAAGAAAATATAGCAAATGGTGAGATTTTTAACTTAGGTACCGAAGAAGAAAGCACAACCGCTATTGGAATAGAAACAGTTGAAACGTTGCTAGATACTAAGATAGAAATTTCGGCTAAACCGCCACGTGCTGGGGATCAATCGCGTACCAAAGCGAATATAGATAAGGCCAGAAAATTATTAGATTATAATCCTACTACAACCTTAGAAGAAGGGTTAAAAGCACAAATAACCTGGTTTAGAGAAAGTTTTATTAAAAAATAA
- the meaB gene encoding methylmalonyl Co-A mutase-associated GTPase MeaB has product MAEKQNNSKALSEKKGIDQPMRLNPKAAERLKKNRSKAPSTQKITEGLLAGNKTQLSRALTRIESTAEKHQQQGRKIIEACLPHANKSIRIGVTGVPGVGKSTFIESFGKLLTSKKNKVAVLTVDPSSTLSKGSILGDKTRMEELVKDPNAFIRPSASGDSLGGVAQKTREAIILCEAAGYNIIIIETVGVGQSETAVHSMTDFFLLLKLAGAGDELQGIKRGIMEMADAIVINKADGENLKAAKMAKNEFNRALHLYPPKESGWTPKTLTCSALENQGIDAVWELIETYISETKDNEYFQHKRTEQNKFWLLQTIENTLKRDFYNNPKVKKALEVQLKLIKANKTSPFEAATYLLELNE; this is encoded by the coding sequence ATGGCAGAAAAGCAAAATAATAGCAAAGCGCTTTCAGAAAAAAAAGGAATTGATCAACCTATGCGATTAAACCCGAAGGCTGCAGAACGTTTGAAAAAAAATCGAAGCAAAGCTCCTTCTACTCAAAAAATAACGGAAGGATTGCTTGCAGGAAACAAAACGCAATTAAGTCGTGCCTTAACACGAATAGAGAGTACTGCAGAAAAACACCAGCAACAAGGACGAAAGATTATTGAAGCCTGTTTGCCACACGCCAATAAATCAATACGGATTGGGGTGACCGGTGTACCGGGAGTAGGAAAAAGTACTTTTATTGAAAGTTTTGGTAAACTGCTGACTTCAAAAAAGAACAAAGTAGCCGTGCTCACGGTAGATCCTAGTAGCACATTGAGCAAAGGCAGTATTTTAGGCGATAAAACCCGAATGGAAGAATTGGTAAAGGACCCCAATGCATTTATAAGACCCTCAGCCAGTGGCGACTCGTTGGGTGGTGTAGCACAGAAAACACGAGAAGCCATTATTTTATGTGAAGCAGCTGGCTATAATATTATTATTATTGAAACCGTGGGTGTAGGTCAAAGTGAAACTGCTGTCCATTCTATGACCGATTTCTTTTTATTGTTAAAGCTAGCTGGTGCCGGAGACGAATTACAAGGTATAAAACGCGGGATCATGGAAATGGCCGATGCCATCGTGATTAATAAAGCAGACGGCGAAAATTTGAAAGCGGCCAAGATGGCTAAAAATGAGTTTAATCGTGCGCTTCACCTCTACCCACCTAAAGAAAGTGGTTGGACACCAAAAACACTCACTTGTTCTGCACTTGAAAATCAAGGAATTGATGCTGTTTGGGAATTAATTGAAACGTATATTTCTGAAACAAAAGACAATGAATACTTTCAGCATAAACGCACAGAGCAAAACAAATTTTGGTTATTGCAGACTATAGAAAATACCTTAAAACGTGATTTCTATAACAACCCGAAAGTAAAAAAAGCATTGGAAGTTCAATTAAAGCTTATTAAAGCGAATAAAACTTCACCGTTTGAGGCGGCAACATATTTATTGGAGTTGAATGAGTGA
- a CDS encoding organic hydroperoxide resistance protein, with the protein MKTLYEATSVAKGARKGHVKTEDGPIDLNLSVPKSMGGEGGDGTNPEQLFGSAYAACFGSAIEAIAEKKGVEVDTEKISVTATIGIGKTEKGNLQLKATLDCYIPGVDVETGEDLVNQAHVVCPFSRATRDNITVTLNLMLDE; encoded by the coding sequence ATGAAAACATTATACGAAGCTACTTCAGTAGCTAAAGGAGCGAGAAAGGGACACGTTAAAACCGAAGATGGACCAATAGATCTTAACCTATCAGTACCCAAATCAATGGGTGGTGAAGGTGGTGATGGTACCAATCCTGAACAATTATTTGGTTCTGCTTACGCAGCTTGTTTTGGAAGCGCTATAGAAGCCATAGCCGAAAAAAAGGGCGTTGAGGTTGATACCGAAAAAATAAGCGTGACAGCAACAATAGGAATTGGTAAAACCGAAAAAGGTAATTTGCAATTAAAAGCAACTTTAGACTGTTATATTCCGGGAGTAGACGTGGAAACTGGAGAAGATTTGGTAAACCAAGCACATGTAGTTTGTCCATTCTCTAGAGCTACACGAGATAATATTACAGTAACCCTTAACTTGATGTTGGACGAATAA
- a CDS encoding PA2169 family four-helix-bundle protein, with product MKKKYADFNKLNRLLVASFEAEKLYYNAAQDAHTTHLKRFLNYMATERNRMSHDISNELHSRGIEPLKEDSDKGNIDRTWQEIKEALEKFDATVILNQCISRDINNIKRYDELLERRELPDGILSLLEKQKQKLQWYIKQSEQHKETHFVPEPQQAAEKKESSDEGSKKNNDNKREDDDDERGRVIPLRAI from the coding sequence ATGAAGAAGAAATACGCTGACTTTAATAAATTAAATCGTTTGTTGGTTGCTAGTTTTGAAGCAGAAAAGCTTTATTACAATGCTGCTCAAGATGCACATACTACCCATTTAAAACGGTTTTTGAACTATATGGCTACCGAACGTAACCGGATGAGTCATGATATTTCCAATGAACTGCATTCCCGCGGTATAGAACCACTTAAAGAGGATTCAGACAAAGGAAATATTGACCGAACTTGGCAAGAAATAAAAGAAGCCTTGGAAAAATTTGATGCTACCGTTATTTTAAATCAATGTATATCAAGAGATATAAATAATATTAAAAGATACGATGAACTATTAGAGCGCAGAGAGTTGCCCGATGGTATTTTAAGTCTTTTAGAAAAGCAAAAGCAAAAATTGCAGTGGTACATTAAGCAATCTGAACAACATAAAGAAACCCATTTCGTTCCAGAACCCCAACAAGCAGCTGAAAAGAAGGAAAGCAGCGATGAAGGTTCAAAAAAAAACAATGATAATAAAAGAGAAGATGATGACGATGAAAGAGGAAGGGTAATCCCTTTGAGAGCTATTTAG
- a CDS encoding RNA polymerase sigma factor, with the protein MSNSLLVEQCKQHNRKAQLALYKKYCDGMFIIAQRYMRDTAAAEDAMQEAFIKAFQKLEQFKGDVTFGAWLKRIVINTCLDIIKARKLEIQSLNEETLHIVDEDDAWHVPDKTTVEEVKAAIATLNENHKLIVKLYLLEGYDHQEISEILNISESASRTNLHRGKIQLQKQLKHVQDGTGY; encoded by the coding sequence TTGTCCAATTCATTACTTGTTGAACAATGTAAACAGCACAATCGCAAAGCGCAGTTGGCACTTTATAAAAAATATTGTGATGGTATGTTTATCATAGCACAACGGTATATGAGGGACACGGCAGCGGCAGAAGATGCCATGCAAGAAGCGTTTATAAAAGCGTTTCAAAAACTGGAGCAATTCAAAGGGGACGTCACCTTTGGTGCTTGGTTGAAACGGATTGTGATTAACACTTGTCTAGATATTATCAAAGCTAGAAAGCTAGAAATACAGTCTTTAAACGAGGAGACCTTGCATATTGTTGATGAAGATGACGCATGGCATGTGCCGGACAAGACAACAGTAGAAGAAGTAAAAGCAGCAATTGCAACATTAAATGAAAATCATAAACTCATAGTGAAGTTATATTTATTGGAAGGGTATGATCATCAAGAGATTTCTGAAATCTTAAATATTTCAGAAAGTGCATCTCGAACCAATTTACACCGCGGAAAAATACAATTGCAAAAACAATTAAAACACGTACAAGATGGCACAGGATATTAG